The following DNA comes from Molothrus aeneus isolate 106 chromosome 21, BPBGC_Maene_1.0, whole genome shotgun sequence.
AGGCATCGAATCCCGCAAAATAATTCGTTTTTAGTTGGTGGATTGCCGATCCTGGTGGATGCTGcacccctgtccctggctgtgcagagctcccagctcacctgcagcagctgggatttTGCACAGACACTCCtaaaaaaccacagaatttcCGAAACATCACCTTACTCTGCAAAAACACCCAGAATTaattctgcagggaaaaaacaaacacggtaaaaaaaaaaaataaaattaagaatttgTCTATCatattttcctaaagaaaaaaaaaagccaatatttccctttttttccactCCTCATGGCCATGTGGATGTCACCTCCCAGATGTCCCAGCACACCCATTCAGGGCTTTCTTCTGCACCTCTCCAGATTCTTCCACATCTCATTTTATAAACAATTCTGATAGCTAAAGCATTTCTATCCTCACCAAATTCTTCCTTAAAAACATTCACAGGGATGCTCttcctgaaaaatccttttccttaaGGCAAAGCCAACACCCACATAACTCAgagttttcctttctgcaggTACCAGGAAATTTCTTCAGTAAGAAGAACTTACATTCTCTCTCCAGAAAGAGGATGTGTTTTCTTCagtaaaaactttatttttagacACAGTGGACACAGAGGATGTTAACTTTATTTACTAAAAACTACATAGTTTTCTTGGCACaatggaattttttaaatttgttttacatGGAATTGCTGTgtacaattcctttcttttctcctaaaaactgaaaaaaatctgtacaaAAATCCATTTGGAAACTGCATTGTGTATTGTGCAGAAtgtttaaaatgggaaaaaaaaaaagccaatttttttcccaccaaCAAGCAACAAGGGGAACAATTAATGCATACCAAGTGTCAACTGTCCATGGggcaagaagaaaaattcaggCATTCCACACAGCCCACTGCTCCTGAAGGGGATGTAAAAAGGAAGAGTTTCCAGCCCCTGTGACACTCCCAGTGCCTTGATCACTCAGCTATTGCCAACTTTGATGCTTCACAAGATGCCACTGGGCTATTTCATTAACTCCTTTGCAAAccctccttttcattttcaagcTGCCTTTCTCTTCATGAtgatttaggggaaaaaaaaagaaaaaaaaaagggggggggttGTGCTTGGGTTTTTTAACCATCCCCATTGTGTGTCACAGTTCAAACCATGTCCAATTCAGGCCTGGTTTCTTTGGGGTAGGCACCAAGTTCCTGCACAGGAAGAGTTGTTTGATCTCCTTTCTCCTCATTAACATCAAAACCACGTCAAAGGGAAACACAGAGTACAAAGAGTCAGCTTTTATCAGCTTTTATCAGCAAATCCTACTCTTTCCACTCTAACAGCCAGGCTTCTACTGCTCTCTTAAGAGCAAGAATCTCTGTTGGGTCACTCTCAAATCAGATTTTAATGCATTACCCAAAAAGAGAGGTACCTCTgactcctgcactgctgcaaaggaaaggaaacagccCCACCAACAAGCAGGGAGGGGAATTTTCAGCGGGAGAAATCAGATCATTCTTCAGGATGTTATTACAAAACTACCCCTTTACTGTGATGTTCTTCATATTTGTGGGGCACATAACTTTTCCTCCTTTGCCAGATATTTgtgagggcagctgcagcagccagcagaacCACGGAGACAAGGATTTCCATGATTGCTGGCGgaggtggagctggggaagTGTTCTGCTCCTCAGGTGTGATGGGAGAAAACGCCTCAAAGCCGGACAAACCCCTTAAATTGTGGCAACTCCCTCAAAACCCCTCGAATCCCAAGCCAAGCCCTCAAAGCCTGGCACAAACCCAGCCCTCAAAACCTGGTAAACCAAGCCCTCAAATCTTGGTAAAAACCAACCCCTCACATCCTGGTACAAACCCCACTAAACCTGGCATAAACTCACCCCTCAAAACCTGGTAAACTAAGCCATTAAACCCTGGTAAAAACCCCACTAAACCTGGCATAAACTTACCCCTCAAAACCTGGAAAACCAAGCCCTCAAATTCTGGTAAAAACCAACCCCTCAAATCCTGTTAGAAGCCCCACTAAACCTGGCACAACCCCACCCCTCAAAACCTGGTAAACCAAGCCCTCAAATCCTGGTAGAAACCAACCCCTTAAATCCTGGTACAAACGCCTCTAAACCTGGTACAACCCCACCCCTCAAAACTTGGCTTGGTGGGCTAAATTTGTGACCAAATGGTGTGGAAATAGGAGTCAGGTTCTGGGCAGGTGCAGGACAGGTGAGGGTTTTGGGACAGGACTGAGGGAATGCTCAGTAGGATTCTGCAGAAATCTGTGGGATTCACACGAATATACAAAGTAAACATGAATGGGAGTTCCTTGAGCTTTACAAAAACCCCATTTCTTCAGAATGACAGCCTTTCTCAGAGGTGCAGGCAGCTGCACATCCTTCAGATGGAGAGACCCACACAGAAGTTGCacacaaatgcattttattgctctctacacacacagagatgcaTACACAGTATGCAGGTAAGCCATAGGGCagtcccagcactgggagaaaCATCATCCACCAGGAATTCAACCACTCAATACAGATAAAAATCATTATTATAatgaaaatgctaaaaaaagcATAGCTTACACCCAAAATGTATAACATTGACAAATAAAGCCTGTTACCTACTACTTTTCTTTAACATAAAGCAATAACATACTCTTTCTCTAAATTGAAAAAAGCATGAAATAGTAGAAATATTCCACATAGTTTCCTAACTCCTGGTCATCCCTCACACTGTATGTACAGGACTATGAAAGGGCCATGGGAGagaaatccaaaccaaaaccaaacccgtTTCTGATGCTGCACAACTGATGAGCAAACAGAGGGAAATACTTCAATCAAGTGTGCATGAACCAAAGGGAATCAATTTATCCTCCAGAGTGACTGAGCCAACCAGAGTTGTCAGTCAAGCCAGAGCAATGCTGACGGCTCTTACTGGGAATATTAGAGAAAATCTCCTACAGCAATTCCTGTCCATCACAAGTGTAACATTTACAAACACCCTCCTTCATTCTGAAGACGTtgcccctgcctgggcagcactgCACCAGTGCCTACACAGCTTCAACACTAAACAGAACACCTCAGCTTTTGCCAGAGGACCCCAAAAGAAGTCAAAAGCACGGCATTCTCTCACACATAAATAAAACAAGTGGGGGGAAATAAAATTCCCTACAGGAGAGAGGATCAGAGCTGGACTATCAGATGCAGTCAGATCCTTCCTCTGGACTGTCACAGGTCTGTGCAGTGAGGACTCCTCTGATTACCAGGGCCTCCAGAGAGGGCTGCTGTCCTTTGGAGACACTTGTTTCAGGGCACTGGCATTCCCAGGGCAGAAGGAGacctctggagcagctgcctggcTCTTCTGGAAGTGGCTTAAAAGTTTGGTCTGTGTTTCAGTTCGGACTTTGTGGAGAGAGAGGAAATAGAAAGCTTCTTGCAAACACCTGGAGTAGCCCTCTCTGAAGTCAAACTGGGAGCTTTTATGGAAGgatcctgcagctggagaagggaagaaaagagggagaagggaagaaagaataGTTTAGAACAGCTGTCCATGGCTCGAGATTCATACAACAGTCACAGATTTGCGGTAAAATGGAGACTGAAAGAAAACTCAATACTTACTCTTCATctgcagctggctctgctgcttcaGGTAGCTGACAGTCATCTCCAGGATGTCGGCTTTCTCCAGCTTGGAGttgggctggtgcctctggaactccttctccaggagcagcttcaGCTGCTCGATGCTGCTGTTAATCCGGTCCCGGCGCATTTTCTCCACCACCGGCTTCCTCAGCtgcaaaaagcaaaggaaaagagcCCTGTGATTAAAGGATCCTCTCCCTGACCCTCCACCGGCTTCCTCAGCtgcaaaaagcaaaggaaaagagcCCTGTGATTAAAGGATCCTCTCCCTGACCCTCCCCAGGGCTCTTTGCTGCCCACCActgctcctcagcagagccaggcaagGTCTCATCTGGTGCaaactgctctgctgtgcctgcacttactttgtttttctcctttggtGTCAGCAGGCTGTCGGGCTCCAGGAAAACAGCGCTGGGAGCCATCTGTCCTGAGCAGAGAGAGGATCTGGAGCGGAATCCAGGAGGAAcgtgctgctgggagctgcccgtAGCTGATATTTATACACCCTGAGCGTGTGGGTCTGCGGCTCGGCGGCGTttcccacactccacagccaatCCCTGCCACggggcagcacaaaggcagaAGCAGCTATTCTTGCATGCTCCAGTGGCACTGAATAGCTCAGGGGATAATGACCTTCTTCTCCCAGATGAGCAGGTGGGGAGTGCGCGCTCCCCGAAAGGCCGCGAGCGCGGTTCCGTGTGCGtgtcaggagctgggaaagggctggggaaggctgcTGACTAATGCCAGGGATCTGTGGCATTCCAGGGGCAGCCCGGGGGtcacaggcaggaggaggaaggaggaggaggaggaggaggaggcaggaggaaggTCAGCTGCCCATGGAGGGATTGCTGCTCCCGGCGCACGCTGCAGCAGGCACCAGGCACacgccagcagctcctgcctctgaaaaatgtgcattttgtgattggcttttcgcaaatattcaaatgaatattgtGGAAAATGCGCATTTTGTGATTGGCTTTtctcaaatattcaaatgaatattgtGGAAAATGCGCATTttgtgattggcttttcgcaaatattaaagtGAATGTTGTGGAAAATGCGTATTCTGTGATTGGCTTTtctcaaatattcaaatgaatattgtggaaaatgcctattttatgattggcttttcgcaaatattaaagcGAATGTTGTGGAAAATGCGTATTCTGTGATTGGCTTTtctcaaatattcaaatgaatattgtGGAAAATGCCTAtcttatgattggcttttcgcaaatattaaagcGAATGTTGTGGAAAATGCGTATTCtgtgattggcttttcgcaaatgttaaaatgaatattgtggaaaatgcatattattttattactggcttttcgcaaatattaaagcGAATGTTGTGGAAAATGCGTATTTTGTGATTGGCTTTTAGCGAATGTTAAAATGAATATTGTGGAAAAtgcatattattttattattggcttttcgcaaatattcgAATGaatattgtgaaaaatgcatagtTTATGATTgaatttttgcaaatattaaagtgaatgctgtgaaaaatgtgtattttatgatttttttttgcaaatattaaagtgaatattgtgaaaaatgcctattttatgattggcttttcgcaaatattaaaattaatattgtggaaaatgtgcattttatgattggcttttcacaaatattaaaattaatattgtggaaaatgcatattattttattactggctttttgcaaatattaaagtgaatgttgtgaaaaatgtgtattttatgattggaattttgcaaatattaaagtGAATATTGtcaaaaatgcgtattttaggATTGGTTTTTTGACAATATTAATGTGaatattgtgaaaaatgcctgttttatgattggcttttcgcgaatattaaaatgaatattacatgtgttatgttagaaagttatgttgcattcattttctttagtgtgttaaatatagttttaggttatgtgaaaaatgtgtattttatgattggcttctCGCAAATATTAAAGTGGATATTGTGAAAAATGTGTggtttatgattggctttttgcaaatattaaaatgaatattatatgtgttatgttagaaagtaatgttgtattaattttcttaagtagtgtgtttaatatagttttaggtgATAACTGTttggaaaattaatccacaaacaccagaggtttatgtccaaaaaggagacagaggagtccttttactttattccaataaagggaaacaatggggaaaacccccaaattccataagaattaaaaattaaaagggagggttatgtattagagggaaatctttggtatcaggtgtatcaggaagtctgaacctctcaggtacctcagaaatggggaaagagagaagggaaatgcagccaggaaactgggataaaaaggaggctgcatcctccaaaaattggagagaccccaggggaatgccccatggcctctccctttattggaataaagtaaaaagggactcctctgtctcctttttggacataaacctctggtgtttgtggatcaGTTTTCCTAATATTCCCTTCCCTCAGGTCCTTATGCAGCCTTTTAGAAAACTCTCATAGGTGCTTTATGTTTCTGTTTCCAAATACCTGCAAGACAAATACTTGTGGAGAAGGGTCTTGGGATTGTTTCAGAATCAGTTCAGTATCACATGCTGCCTCTTGCTTCCTCCTCAAATCACATTTTACtctaattattttcatttagtctttaaacaaaggaaaactgaGTGCAGAAGAGATTTATACCCTCGTAAACTTATTAGAAATCAAATTCCTGATTCCTCATTATCCTCCCCTGGGCCagttgctgtgtctgtgctcaggaggtgcctgcagctgggagagctgatgAAAACACAGCCAGGGATTCCTGCTGGAAAACTTGAACCAAATCTGCCAGCAATTTATCCAACAGGTAATGTCAGGGTTTATGTTTGTGGAGCTCTTACTGCAGTGAGTAAATACCAGTTGTATTCACATTAATATACCTGTAGGTGAGCTCACCTTTGCATTCACGTGTGTGTGGCCACATCAATGTGAATGCACacccccagagcacagggacacatttctccctccctctgcagctcatTATTGGTGCACCAGGTAAGGCTTCAATGACCTCTTCCAGGCTCTGCTTTTCCATCCCCATTGTGCTGCCCTGAATGggctcccctctcccagcacagagcagcagctgttgaGCTCAGGGTCTTTTATGTCAACTTGTGGGAAAGCTTTTGTGACACCGTTTCACATGTTCTCCTCAAAGCCTGTGGATTATCTCTGAGCCCATGTAATGCCACCTCTGAAACCAATCTTGCCCTCTGTGCAAGAGATTCCCTGAAACAGAAACTCCAGAGCTGGGACTCGTTTCTCCAGCTCATTAACTGagcacaggaagaagaaaagtgcCAGTCCTGTGATGGGCAAGGAAGCTTTGCTAGAGAAAATTGCTGTTTCCCTcttgctgctttcctgtgatTCTCCACTCAACACCCAGATAAAAACTACATTAATTCCTCCACCTCTGAAACCAATTTTCGCCTCTGAGCATCCCTCTCAGGGAGATTCTCTGAAACAGAAACTCCAGAGCTGGGACTCGTTTCTCCAGCTCATTAATTGagcacaggaagaagaaaagtgcCAGTCCTGTGATGGGCAGGGAAGTTTTGTTAGAGACAATTTTTGTTTCCCTcttgctgctttcctgtgatTCTCCACTCAGCACCCAGATAAAAACTGCATTAATTCCATGGGAACAGCCATGTCAACCTCACCCTCCTTGCTCTTGGGAGTGGTTGTGCACTGGCCCAGTGCTCAGAATTTCCTCCCCACCAGCATCCAAACTGACCCAGAACCTGCACCTGAGGAAGCTGAACACAAAGTCCAAATGCccagtaaaaaaattaaaaaaaaaaaaaaattctctttctttagtat
Coding sequences within:
- the LOC136565426 gene encoding transcription factor HES-5-like, with translation MAPSAVFLEPDSLLTPKEKNKLRKPVVEKMRRDRINSSIEQLKLLLEKEFQRHQPNSKLEKADILEMTVSYLKQQSQLQMKTAGSFHKSSQFDFREGYSRCLQEAFYFLSLHKVRTETQTKLLSHFQKSQAAAPEVSFCPGNASALKQVSPKDSSPLWRPW